A DNA window from Vigna unguiculata cultivar IT97K-499-35 chromosome 10, ASM411807v1, whole genome shotgun sequence contains the following coding sequences:
- the LOC114167303 gene encoding uncharacterized protein LOC114167303: MDGYTNWTLHGEERWTDGASVVQDRVEGSTNPYHDVVMNAFHARSNPEVQEVEEDPNPSAKKFFNLLKSADEPLWDGCKKHTRLSAVTQLLNLKSEFNMSVSCYDRMIAIIKSMLPESERLPENLYRSKRMVSELGLGYEKIDACPNHCMLYYKEKSDKNVCLVCKEPRFKPKTTIKNKDVPYSVLRYFPIIPRLQRLFMSVNTSKYMRWHADGVRQQELMMTHPADAEAWKKFNATYPKFAFDPRNVRLGLCTDGFNPFSNSSSPYSCWPVFLTPYNLPPSMCMKREYIFLTLMIPGPRSPGKSLDVYLQPLIDELKILWDIGINTFDAWKKQNFIMKAALMWTISDFPAYGMLSGWSTHGKFACPYCMGDINSFTLKSGGKPCWFDCHRRFLPINHSFRRDQCSFKKSVVENSLPPQEYSGIDVINQVNQLQKVTFGLKSSKQKQPNFGKTHNWVKKSIFWELPYWSTNMVRHNLDVMHVEKNVFDNIFNTVMDIKAKTKDTANARQDLRLICKRPKLELVLENEKYKKPKATYVLNSDQRKMVCEWIKQLKFPDGYASNISRCINVDEGKIYGMKSHDCHVFMQRLIPLAFRDMLPKPIWGVLTEVSLFFKEICANAVHASVMEHAKISIIETICKLEKIFPPAFFDSMEHLVIHLPYEVKVGGPVQYRWMYPFERCMLYLKRKVRNKAKVEGSICEAYVLEEISNFASMYFNPSIQTRRTQVSRNDDGGEDKNTEKLSIFRHPCRPIGKGHNRLLTEEELHIAETYVIVNCKEVGPYLQKFEDSLKEANPNISDDEILMSRDKDFNRWLKHKVLTGQVEDRLIREISYGPIKIVTSYNGIIVNGYRFHTKEYGANKSTMNYGICVRGNIYGENDLDYYGIVEEILELSYLGYQNKIIILRCHWFDPFHGVKVDKYGLVDIKHKSKLQSNEPFVLAGQAQQVYYTRYPHNKGRNSANWWTTCKVRPKLFMVETLKNDEDFSNEKVVNDYFQDDGSMGMTNIVLDDEEIQLFDDNAPMEEVNMDDVHYPIHNVHNDQFFNDNDELLDEDIELNDLDEELDDSNNDLDNSDDEWL, from the exons ATGGATGGGTACACAAATTGGACCCTTCATGGTGAAGAAAGGTGGACAGATGGTGCGTCTGTGGTCCAAGACCGTGTTGAAGGAAGTACAAATCCATATCATGATGTGGTTATGAATGCTTTTCATGCTAGATCAAATCCAGAAGTACAAGAGGTGGAAGAGGATCCAAATCCATCAGCTAAGAAGttttttaacctattaaagAGTGCTGATGAACCTTTATGGGATGGTTGTAAGAAGCATACAAGATTGTCAGCGGTAACACAACTCCTAAACTTGAAGTCAGAGTTTAACATGAGTGTTAGTTGTTATGATCGAATGATTGCTATAATCAAAAGCATGCTTCCAGAGTCAGAAAGGTTGCCTGAAAATTTGTACAGATCAAAGAGAATGGTGAGTGAATTGGGATTAGGATATGAGAAGATAGATGCATGTCCTAATCATTGTATGCTATATTACAAAGAAAAAAGTGACAAGAATGTTTGTTTGGTGTGTAAAGAACCACGATTTAAACCCAAgacaacaataaaaaacaagGATGTGCCTTACTCAGTGTTAAGATATTTCCCCATTATTCCAAGACTTCAACGCCTCTTTATGTCTGTTAATACTTCAAAATATATGCGATGGCATGCAGATGGAGTACGCCAACAGGAATTAATGATGACACATCCAGCTGATGCAGAGGCTTGGAAAAAATTTAATGCAACTTATCCTAAGTTTGCTTTTGATCCACGAAATGTCAGGCTTGGACTTTGCACGGATGGTTTTAATCCATTTAGTAATTCAAGTAGCCCATACTCATGTTGGCCGGTGTTTTTAACACCTTACAATCTTCCTCCAAGCATGTGTATGAAAAGGGAATACATATTTCTTACTCTTATGATTCCTGGACCCAGATCACCTGGTAAAAGTTTAGATGTTTATCTCCAACCTCTAATCGATGAGTTAAAGATCTTATGGGATATTGGGATTAATACTTTTGATGCATGGAAAAAACAGAATTTCATTATGAAAGCAGCATTAATGTGGACAATAAGTGATTTTCCAGCTTATGGAATGTTGTCTGGATGGAGTACTCATGGAAAATTTGCTTGTCCCTATTGTATGGGGGATATTAATTCATTTACTTTGAAGAGTGGTGGTAAACCTTGTTGGTTTGATTGTCATCGTCGATTTTTACCTATCAATCATTCATTTCGTCGTGATCAATGCTCTTTTAAGAAGTCAGTAGTTGAGAACTCTTTACCACCACAAGAATATAGTGGCATAGATGTAATAAATCAAGTAAATCAACTTCAAAAAGTTACGTTTGGCTTGAAATCAAGCAAGCAAAAGCAACCTAATTTTGGTAAAACCCATAATTGGGTTAAGAAGAGCATATTTTGGGAATTGCCTTATTGGTCTACTAATATGGTTCGTCACAATTTAGATGTCATGcatgttgaaaaaaatgtttttgacaACATTTTCAACACTGTGATGGACATAAAGGCCAAGACAAAAGATACTGCAAATGCAAGACAAGATTTGAGGTTGATATGTAAACGTCCCAAGTTAGAGTTGGTGTTGGAGAATGAGAAGTATAAAAAACCAAAGGCAACATATGTCTTGAATTCTGACCAGAGAAAAATGGTGTGTGAATGGATAAAACAACTAAAGTTTCCAGATGGCTATGCGTCTAACATTTCACGTTGCATTAATGTAGATGAGGGAAAAATATATGGGatgaaaagtcatgattgtCATGTTTTTATGCAAAGACTTATTCCTTTAGCATTTCGTGATATGTTGCCAAAGCCTATATGGGGTGTTTTAACAGAGGTCAGCTTGTTTTTTAAAGAGATTTGTGCAAATGCAGTGCATGCTTCTGTGATGGAGCACGCTAAGATTTCTATCATCGAAACAATTTGTAAGCTTGAAAAGATTTTCCCACCAGCATTCTTTGATTCAATGGAACATTTGGTTATACATCTCCCATATGAAGTTAAGGTTGGAGGACCTGTGCAATATAGATGGATGTATCCATTTGAGAGATGCATgttatatttgaaaagaaaggtTCGAAATAAAGCAAAGGTTGAAGGGTCCATTTGTGAAGCATATGTTTTAGAAGAAATTTCTAATTTTGCTTCTATGTATTTTAATCCATCCATTCAAACAAGGCGTACTCAAGTTTCTCGTAACGATGATGGTGGTGAAGATAAAAATACAGAGAAGTTATCTATTTTTAGACACCCATGTCGTCCTATTGGTAAAGGCCATAATAGATTATTAACAGAGGAGGAACTCCATATTGCTGAGACATATGTCATTGTAAATTGCAAAGAAGTAGGACCATATCTACa GAAATTTGAGGATTCATTAAAGGAAGCAAATCCTAATATCTCTGACGATGAAATATTGATGTCTCGAGATAAAGATTTCAATAGGTGGTTGAAGCACAAA GTGCTTACTGGTCAAGTTGAGGATCGATTGATTCGAGAGATAAGTTACGGCCCGATTAAGATTGTAACTTCCTATAATGGTATAATAGTAAATGGATATAGATTTCATACTAAGGAATACGGAGCTAATAAATCTACCATGAACTATGGGATATGTGTTAGAGGAAATATATACGGTGAAAATGATTTGGACTATTATGGAATTGTTGAAGAAATATTAGAATTGTCATATCTTGgatatcaaaacaaaataattatccTACGGTGTCATTGGTTTGATCCTTTTCATGGTGTTAAAGTTGATAAATATGGGTTGGTTGATATCAAGCATAAATCAAAGCTTCAGTCAAATGAGCCATTTGTATTAGCTGGACAAGCTCAACAAGTGTACTATACAAGGTATCCACATAATAAGGGTAGAAATAGTGCTAATTGGTGGACAACTTGCAAGGTTAGACCAAAATTATTTATGGTTGAGACATTAAAAAATGATGAGGATTTTTCAAATGAGAAAGTTGTTAATGATTATTTTCAAGATGATGGATCAATGGGAATGACAAATATTGTTTTGGATGACGAGGAAATACAATTGTTTGATGATAATGCCCCAATGGAAGAGGTAAACATGGATGATGTTCATTATCCGATACACAATGTGCataatgatcaatttttcaATGACAATGATGAGCTTCTGGATGAAGATATAGAGTTAAATGATTTAGACGAGGAGTTGGATGATTCAAATAATGATTTAGATAACTCAGATGATGAGTGGCTATGA